Proteins encoded within one genomic window of Chitinophaga parva:
- a CDS encoding ATP-dependent helicase, which yields MKDNYLAELNEPQRAAVTHINGPLMIVAGAGSGKTKVLTTRIAHLLRNGVDAFNILSLTFTNKAAKEMKERVERILGSSEARNLYIGTFHSVFARLLRAEATKLGYPSDFTIYDSDDAKSVIKTILNDLNLDDKHYKPNLVYGRISAAKNSLMSPEEYQHDHAVQQEDMRANRPMIGQIYDAYAKRCFKNGAMDFDDLLYKMYLLLKHFPDVLHKYQHKFKYIMIDEYQDTNPAQYEIIKLLGAAHENICVVGDDAQSIYSFRGATIQNILQFEKDYEDTKVVKLEQNYRSTKSILNVANEVIGNNKGQIPKNLWTDNTEGEKIKLVRTMTDNEEGKFVADTIAEQKLRNHYANRDFCILYRTNAQSRSFEESLRRMNIPYRIFGGISFYQRKEIKDFLSYLRVISNTRDEENIKRIINYPVRGIGKTTIEKTMVFANEHNMTFWDVLVRAREFGFKGGTLEAIDGFVTMIQSFQAMAQQNHNAYDVAIAVGKSTGIVKELFNDKTTEGLARYENIQELLNSIKEFTETPTEDGELLEKSLGTYLQQISLLTDADNGNDENSDQVKLMTIHAAKGLEFPVVFNVGLEESLFPSSMSINTREELEEERRLFYVAVTRAKSRLFITYANSRYRFGNLVQNEPSRFLDEMPEKYLDRSYAGGGVRNAFGGSGNSGWGNSNNMFDRKKTPATTPQSTTSQRPAPKPAVVATNHVPSPNFTPDDPATMEPGMEVEHQKFGFGTITAMEGAMHNRIATVVFPKAGGEKKIMLNYAKLMIVKK from the coding sequence ATGAAGGACAATTATTTAGCAGAACTCAATGAGCCGCAGCGTGCCGCGGTGACCCATATTAACGGCCCCCTCATGATCGTGGCGGGCGCCGGCTCCGGCAAGACCAAAGTGTTGACTACCCGCATTGCGCACCTGCTGCGCAATGGGGTAGACGCCTTTAATATCCTGTCGCTCACCTTTACCAACAAGGCGGCAAAGGAAATGAAGGAACGTGTGGAACGCATCCTGGGCAGCTCCGAGGCACGTAACCTCTACATCGGCACCTTCCACTCCGTATTTGCCCGCCTGCTCCGCGCAGAAGCCACCAAACTCGGCTACCCCAGCGACTTCACCATCTACGACAGTGATGACGCCAAAAGCGTGATCAAGACCATCCTCAACGACCTGAACCTGGACGACAAGCACTATAAGCCCAACCTGGTATACGGCCGCATTTCCGCTGCCAAGAACAGCCTGATGAGCCCCGAGGAATACCAGCACGATCATGCCGTGCAGCAGGAAGACATGCGGGCTAACCGCCCCATGATAGGCCAGATCTACGACGCCTATGCCAAGCGCTGCTTCAAGAACGGCGCCATGGACTTTGATGACCTGCTGTACAAAATGTACCTGCTGCTCAAACATTTTCCCGACGTACTGCACAAATACCAGCATAAGTTTAAATACATTATGATCGATGAGTACCAGGATACCAACCCTGCGCAGTACGAGATCATTAAACTGCTGGGGGCCGCCCACGAAAACATCTGCGTGGTGGGTGACGATGCGCAGAGCATCTATTCTTTCCGCGGCGCCACCATCCAGAATATCCTCCAGTTTGAAAAGGATTATGAAGACACCAAGGTGGTAAAACTGGAACAGAACTACCGCAGTACCAAGTCCATCCTCAACGTGGCCAATGAAGTGATCGGCAACAACAAGGGCCAGATCCCCAAAAACCTGTGGACAGACAATACAGAAGGAGAGAAGATCAAACTGGTGCGCACCATGACAGACAATGAAGAAGGCAAATTTGTAGCCGATACCATTGCCGAGCAAAAGCTGCGCAACCACTATGCTAACCGGGATTTCTGCATCCTGTACCGCACCAACGCGCAGAGCCGCTCCTTTGAAGAAAGCCTGCGCCGCATGAATATCCCGTACCGCATTTTTGGCGGTATTTCCTTCTACCAGCGTAAAGAGATCAAGGATTTCCTGTCTTACCTCCGCGTGATCAGCAATACCCGCGACGAAGAGAATATCAAACGTATTATCAACTATCCCGTACGTGGCATTGGTAAGACCACCATTGAAAAAACAATGGTGTTTGCCAACGAGCATAATATGACCTTCTGGGACGTGCTGGTGCGCGCCCGCGAGTTTGGTTTCAAGGGTGGCACCCTGGAGGCCATAGATGGCTTTGTGACCATGATCCAGAGTTTCCAGGCCATGGCGCAGCAAAACCATAACGCGTATGATGTAGCTATTGCCGTAGGTAAATCCACCGGCATTGTGAAAGAACTGTTTAATGACAAGACCACGGAAGGCCTGGCCCGTTATGAGAATATCCAGGAGTTACTGAACTCCATCAAGGAATTTACCGAAACGCCTACGGAAGACGGTGAACTGCTGGAAAAAAGCCTGGGTACTTACCTGCAGCAGATCTCCCTGCTCACCGATGCAGATAACGGTAACGATGAAAACAGCGACCAGGTGAAGCTGATGACCATCCACGCCGCCAAAGGCCTGGAGTTTCCCGTGGTGTTCAACGTGGGCCTGGAAGAAAGTCTTTTTCCCAGTTCCATGTCTATAAATACCCGCGAAGAACTGGAGGAAGAACGCCGCCTGTTCTATGTGGCCGTAACCCGCGCCAAATCGCGCCTGTTCATTACTTATGCCAATAGCCGCTACCGTTTTGGGAACCTGGTGCAGAATGAGCCCAGCCGCTTCCTGGACGAGATGCCGGAAAAATACCTGGACCGCAGCTACGCCGGTGGTGGCGTGCGCAACGCTTTTGGCGGCAGTGGCAACAGTGGATGGGGCAACAGCAATAACATGTTTGACCGGAAGAAAACGCCGGCCACCACGCCACAATCCACTACCAGCCAGCGCCCGGCGCCCAAGCCAGCAGTAGTGGCCACTAACCATGTGCCTTCCCCGAACTTCACCCCCGATGACCCGGCCACCATGGAGCCCGGCATGGAAGTGGAGCACCAGAAGTTTGGCTTTGGTACCATCACGGCCATGGAAGGCGCTATGCATAACCGCATCGCCACCGTGGTATTCCCCAAGGCCGGCGGTGAAAAGAAGATCATGCTGAATTATGCAAAGCTGATGATCGTGAAGAAATAA
- a CDS encoding regulatory protein RecX: protein MRSAILQLRSFCAYQERCHSEVREKALELGMRGEEVEQAMAELISENFLNEERYAGAFAGGKFRMQQWGRRKITAELQQKQVSAYCIKRGLAEIDEADYQATLEKLARKKWDSLGKDSLPKRRQKTWAYLAQKGYEPALITPVLEKLGGREDD from the coding sequence ATGCGCTCAGCCATACTCCAACTAAGAAGCTTCTGCGCCTACCAGGAGCGCTGCCATAGTGAAGTGCGGGAAAAAGCACTGGAGCTGGGCATGCGTGGGGAGGAGGTAGAGCAGGCCATGGCGGAACTGATCAGCGAGAACTTTCTCAATGAAGAGCGCTACGCCGGGGCATTTGCCGGTGGTAAGTTCCGCATGCAGCAATGGGGACGACGGAAAATAACAGCGGAGCTGCAGCAAAAACAAGTGTCTGCCTATTGCATTAAAAGAGGCCTGGCGGAGATCGATGAAGCGGACTACCAGGCCACCCTGGAAAAGCTGGCCCGTAAAAAATGGGATAGCCTGGGGAAAGACAGCTTGCCCAAACGCAGACAGAAAACCTGGGCTTACCTGGCCCAGAAAGGCTACGAGCCAGCCCTGATCACCCCGGTGCTGGAAAAGCTTGGAGGACGGGAAGATGACTAA
- a CDS encoding amidohydrolase, which yields MADLSVTLLQANLIWENIDANLRLFDEKINAIQGRTEVVILPEMFSTGFSMRPEHLAQTMDGSAVKWMEQRAKEKNVIITGSLIIKDGDNYMNRLIWMQPNGVYGIYDKRHLFGYAGEDNHYHAGDKRLIAQVKGWKINLAVCYDLRFPVWARNVMQDGAPAYDVLINVANWPERRNVAWKTLLQARAIENQCYVIGVNRVGNDGNNIYHSGDSRIIDPMGEILYEKAHDEDVFTYTLTRERLEAVRKNIPFLKDADKFQVL from the coding sequence ATGGCCGATCTAAGCGTTACACTGCTACAGGCAAATTTAATTTGGGAGAACATTGACGCAAACCTGCGCCTGTTCGATGAAAAGATCAACGCTATCCAGGGTCGTACCGAAGTAGTGATCCTGCCCGAAATGTTCAGCACCGGATTTAGCATGCGCCCCGAGCACCTGGCCCAGACCATGGACGGCAGTGCCGTGAAATGGATGGAGCAGAGGGCAAAGGAAAAGAATGTGATCATTACCGGTAGCCTCATTATCAAAGACGGTGATAACTATATGAACCGCCTGATCTGGATGCAGCCCAACGGGGTGTATGGCATCTACGACAAGCGCCACCTCTTTGGCTACGCCGGGGAAGACAACCACTACCACGCCGGCGATAAACGGTTGATCGCCCAGGTGAAGGGCTGGAAGATCAACCTGGCCGTGTGCTACGACCTGCGTTTTCCCGTTTGGGCCCGCAACGTGATGCAGGACGGCGCCCCCGCGTATGATGTGCTGATCAATGTGGCTAACTGGCCGGAGCGCCGCAATGTAGCCTGGAAAACCCTGCTGCAGGCCCGCGCCATTGAAAACCAGTGCTACGTGATAGGGGTAAACCGCGTGGGCAATGACGGTAATAATATCTACCACAGCGGTGATAGCCGCATCATAGACCCGATGGGCGAGATCCTGTATGAAAAGGCGCATGACGAGGATGTATTCACCTACACCCTTACCCGTGAAAGGCTGGAAGCGGTCCGGAAAAATATTCCCTTCCTGAAAGACGCGGACAAGTTCCAGGTACTTTAA
- a CDS encoding Dps family protein: MNTTTKKQLTPTDMVALEKNMQTEAAGLNKILADEFVLHAKLLQYHWNVTGVNFIELHRFYAEQYQQVARMMKSLAERVRALGHLAEGRLTVCLKTTSLCEEEFPSVHQQQLNNLVKSHEIIIQNLQRMKRSLDKEYRMYGTGDFLEDLVAEHESMIMLIRCYF, encoded by the coding sequence ATGAACACTACAACGAAGAAACAACTGACCCCCACAGACATGGTTGCACTGGAGAAAAACATGCAGACCGAGGCCGCTGGTCTGAACAAGATCCTGGCGGATGAATTTGTGCTGCATGCAAAACTGCTGCAATACCATTGGAACGTGACCGGTGTGAATTTCATTGAGTTGCACCGCTTTTACGCGGAACAATACCAGCAGGTAGCGCGCATGATGAAATCACTGGCAGAGCGGGTGCGCGCCCTGGGGCACCTGGCAGAAGGCCGGCTCACCGTGTGCCTGAAGACCACCAGCCTTTGTGAAGAAGAGTTTCCCTCCGTTCACCAGCAGCAGTTAAATAACCTGGTCAAAAGCCATGAGATCATCATCCAGAACCTTCAGCGCATGAAACGTTCGCTGGACAAGGAATACCGCATGTACGGCACGGGCGATTTCCTGGAGGACCTGGTGGCAGAACATGAAAGCATGATCATGCTGATCCGTTGTTATTTTTGA